ATTGTAAAGCTGTTTTAAGTATTGCACTTCTTCAAAATCCTTTGACTCTAAATAGGCTATATATTCATTAAAAAATTTTCTTGATAATAGCTGTTCTAGATTTTCTAAAATCATATTGCTATCATCTATTCTTTGAGGTAAAGTATTAACATAGTTAGATAGGGATATAACAAATCTTATCTTTATTAAACTAATCTGGAATGTTGTTGGTATAGTTAAAAATTCTAATATGTTTTGAAGCTTTTCTTTGAGGTCATTATCTTTTGTAGTTTTTTCTATTTTTACTATTTTGTCTAATATAGAAAAATACACTTTTTCTGCAACTATATCTTCATCAAAAATTTCATCTATCACTTCATCAAATATAGAATCAAAAAGTTCTTGTTGTTCTGTGTTTTTCTTTTTAAAGAATTCAGCAGCTTTTGTAAGGAACTTTAAATAAAATATATAAAATACATAAAATGGTATTTCAATTTCCATTTCAGGGTCTAAAATATAATTTAATTCATCTTCCATTTCCATAAGCATATTGGCACTTAAATATTCGGCAAATATAGGATATTTATAGAATATTTCCATCACTTTCTCCTTCACTAAGTCATGAGGTAATTTTTCTGCATCATTTATAACTTTTTCTAATTCATCTTCTCCATCCACAAGGTCAAATTCCGTTGCTTCTAAGATAGGTG
The sequence above is a segment of the Thermoanaerobacter ethanolicus JW 200 genome. Coding sequences within it:
- a CDS encoding SEC-C domain-containing protein, with amino-acid sequence MSKIFDIDRNDECICGSGKKYKKCCLPNIEKIEKTLLKEIEKDDVFLPYDYEFIRILSVMYGIKLDSKNEAVNVEKLKVLLIESLRERKQQLEELNEENEDEITEELFRKIVNIFRKNEGLKDLRIPVTFIMNVDLDNEEEMERVLDEISNTSFLENYLLNLAYSLRTEKFTEEEMKNIFIWLSIAVIDKTYKIFTTPILEATEFDLVDGEDELEKVINDAEKLPHDLVKEKVMEIFYKYPIFAEYLSANMLMEMEDELNYILDPEMEIEIPFYVFYIFYLKFLTKAAEFFKKKNTEQQELFDSIFDEVIDEIFDEDIVAEKVYFSILDKIVKIEKTTKDNDLKEKLQNILEFLTIPTTFQISLIKIRFVISLSNYVNTLPQRIDDSNMILENLEQLLSRKFFNEYIAYLESKDFEEVQYLKQLYNKIEEQKAIIYDNMNAIVNALKGF